From the genome of Equus asinus isolate D_3611 breed Donkey chromosome 24, EquAss-T2T_v2, whole genome shotgun sequence:
AGGACCTAgttacaatgaaaaagaaaacatcactGGGCATTTTCAGCTCTATAGTAAGTAAGAGCTGTTTAGATCGGTTGCACAATACCAATAATGAAACATAACtacagttctttaaaaaaaaaaaaaaaagaaaatgaaaaagaaaaaattttatcaAAACCTGATCTCAAAATCCAGcaataaattgtttaaaatgtgGAGACAGGtcaaaaaaaggtgaaaaaagaaaaactgttaatgttttatattttacgtAATGGTAGTATGGTCATAAACTGGTTCACAAACCTAGTTATAGCCAAATAACAAAACTCCTTTGTTACCATGTTTAAATAAAGACAgtcaaaaagaaatttattaactATTCACTGTTTTGAAATATCCAGTGCATATAAAAACTGCTAGTGACAAGTTTCAGCTATTATAATGAGTTGTTCTCATGCCAAagacaaactttttttaaaaaaaggcttttAAGACCACAGCCATGGAGATTCCCAGGTAAGAATTTATTTCATAATAAGCAGCCttataaacacaaaaacaaaataacaaaaacaaaacttcaccTAATTGCCCAAAAAGTCATACCCTCAAACCTTTGAAAAGCAGTAACTTTGTAACTCAAATTACACAGTGGTGAAAGTAGAAGATCATTACTTTAGTTGAAATGAACACCCTTATCTTTAGGACCTAAAGAAATGTCATCATTATTATCCTAATTAGTCATTATTCACGTAAGCAGTACTTATCTAATACACTTACAAATTTCTTGACCTATTTCCCCTTTAAAAATCCTAATATATATTTTCTGCTTTACCATTTAAAAAAGATAAGTATTATAACAAATTAAGTaacacaaaaatatagaaaactaatACCATTTTTCCACTGGTTACAGGTTTCTTTAAAAGTTGAGaagaaattcttaataaataatagTAGCAATACTGCCTCACTTTGTTATAAATGTATGCCAAGAGTACATTATCACATATGATACACAAGCAGTAAGACAATCTGTAAGCATTCTGCACTTACAATATAACAGCACACTTCAAAAAGACTTTTAGCATTAAATCAATCTACATCCTGTTTCATCGTGATATAGGCTTGGAAGGTATGTTTTTAACTATTTAGcattttaatcactttttatTAAGTATCTTTATGGGTCTTAATGCTAGCAAGAATGGTATCTCTTTCATGAAACactatttttccaaatgtttaatgGTGTCTAGGCATACTTGCCAGCCCTGGGGTACATTAATTATTAGGCACAACTCGAGTTTTTTTTGCAAGAGAAACTTAATTCACAATACTAAACATACCTTTAACATGATGAACCAAGGACAcaatgtgttgaataaatgactcTGAAGTGCTTTTGCTGGCCTGTGGCAACTTAATGTGGTCAAAGATGGATCGGAATTCTTGCTCCTTCTTGACAGAATGGACAAGTGTACTAGCAAGTAGCCTGTCTTTAGTCAAGGAAGCAGGTCTGGAGCATATCggtaacaaacacacacacacaaacaaaatataCCATAGGTTTGAATATGAAAATTGGAagtatatttagaaattaagataATTAACTAGAACATTAAAtaaccccaccccgcccccaatTATTTACTGGGTGTCAGTGTGGAATTACCTGTTAGAATCGTCAAGAGGAACAGGTGCCATTTTGAGTTTGACTTCAGGACGATGAGAATCACTGGCTATCATTTTGATCCTGAGTGGGCTCTCCTCTCTGAAGGTAGACTTTTCTCGTGCATCCAGATTCTTGTGTAGAGGGGGACTGTAATCAAAGAGGTCTTTGAGCTTTTCAGACTTTACCTGCTCAGGCGACTGAGTTTCTTTCTTTACTGTTATTCTCTCAGAACTTTTGTCGTCTTCCTTGTGCTTATCTTTTGTAGTGCTAGGCCTTTCCACTACATATCCAGTCTCtttaagtttataatttttttcttctctaaatccATCACTTTCTCTATTGCCTTTCAGTGAAACTTTGGACTTGTACTTGGGTCCTTCCTCCTCAGTATTCCGATGAGATGTAGTAGCAAAATTTTTACCCTGATCTGCAAGGACTGACTTCCTGAACTGTCTGTAatcctctgtctcctctgtgtCATCCCCTTCTGAatcattaaatttttgttttccagactCTTTATCACTGAAGTAATCTAGAGCTTCCTGATCTTCccattctccctctgccctccctttcTCTGATCCTTTCTCCTTTGGAGTCTCTTTATCCCTGGTATTACCCCTATCAAGCAGGAATACTCTAGACTCTTCATCTGTGAACCTGTGAATAAGCAAAGAAGAGGATGGTAACTCTGGATTGCATTCACTGTGGATCACTTGCATACTCAAATGTGTTGCCCAATACCACAGGAccagtaataaaaggaaaaaaaaccctactgCAAAgtgctttttcagattccacttttaaaaaacattaaaagcatCCACGTAGCACTTACgtactgagtttttaaaaataaatttacatatgaGACTCcctaaagtttaaaaagtaaagccATTTTCAAAAACCTGTTCTGTTCAGTCACAGACCACAATACTGCACTAACAAATCCAAATTTCCAGAGATTCTATAACATACAACAAAGCTTAAATTTAATTTCTGAGGTTAAGAACCACTAATAAACAATATACTTATCTATTAGAATTCTACttatgattatatttaaaattccaGACTCTTTCATTTACTTATCTAATAgaaaaaaactcacaaaagtgtacTTTAATGTAGTTGATAACATTAGATAGTTAACTCTATGTGACTCACAAAACAGTTTATAGTTTGCTGTAGAAAATGACTGTTTCTGGCAGTATTATGTAGAAACTACATATcagttcaataaaaaaattaatcctAGATTGTAAAGCACTAGCCCATAAACAGAATGCTTGCTCTATTTCCTCACTGATAAGTTGATCATACTACTTTAGCAACCAATTTTCACTGTCTTTTAGCAAGCCTTAGCAACACttgaaattagaatttaaataaaGTATCTGTTTAAAATGCCACTAAAGTCAGCAAGAAATACCTTTATCTTTTCTGTAGTTAGGCAGATTTATTAAAAATGACAGCTGGACTGTTTACAATAGCACACAAGTAAAAACATGTAATATAACTGTATTAATTATGCAGGCCACATTATGATGAAGAGAacaaaaaagcatttaatgtTTTAATACTTAGAAAActaatttctgaaagtttttacaTGTTTACACTAGCCAATTTATACTACTCAATTTCTCTTTGTTTACATTCTTAATTCTGGACTGAGTGAAAATGGACAAAACTAAAAGGACGAATATAAATTAGTTTCTATTCAAACACAACTTCTGAAGTTAAACAGATTAAGTAAAAACAATTTGGAATTATCAAGGAGGAAGTCATGAGTTAAATACACATCACCATGGAATTTTAAGTTTATACTTATAAATTCAAAGAACGAAAGTTATTAATATTATAATCTCAATTGTATACCTTAGTTCTTACCTTTTTAAGAATTTCCCTGTCTTTGCAGTTTCCTGATCTCCACCATCAGGATAAAATGAGGAACGTCCCCTAGCCTCATCTCTAGGAGCATTCTGTGGTGTGATTGTCTTTGCAGGGCTTCGTCGAGAAGGGATGTGATGAATTGGACTATTCTGAGAAGGACTGTATCGACTAGATCCATTTCCAACAGAACCAGACCCAGACCTTTCAGGACTATGCTGAATGGAATGTGAATGCTGAGAGGGAGTATTTTTTGCAGAGTGGACTGTACTGAGCATGGGGGCATCAGAGCAAGATGAACTCTGGCTGGGTGGTGTAGCAATTGGTGAAGGACTATGGGGTGATCTGGGACTATTATCATAAGCTGAAAGGCCAGGCCAAATATCACCAGACGTGGCTGATGATTTATTAAACTCATCAATAGATTCAGATGGGTCATGTTCAAATGTATCTTTCGGTTCCTCCTGTGATTTACTTTTCAAAGGACTCTCTTCTTGAGGCTCCCCTTCagcttttttggtttgtttttcctgAGACCCTCGCCTTTTAGAGACAGGAGATTTGCTATATGGGGATGAAGAACGAGAAGAGGATGATCTTGGAGACCTAGAGGATCTATATGACCGGCGAGATCTGCTTCGGGATCTCTGCGAAGACACAGATCTTCTTTTCGGACTCCTGGAACGTGAGCGACCTCGTCTAGGACTCCTAGAGTGTCTTCTGTTCCAGACAGGCCTATAACCACCTCGATGATATCTACCTCCTCCTCCTTGATAGTACCCTCTACCCCTTCCTCTGTACCCATAAGGTCGTCTCATTCCTCTATTATTTCTGTAATCTCGGCGATAATCTCTAGAATAAATACGATCTCTACTACGAGATCTTGAATATGTCCTGGATCGAGACCTAgaactaaaaatgaaataaatatcaatGCAAGAAAAATACACTATTCCATCCTACCATTCTAAATACTTCTGGTTGATTATAACATAAATAAACTTAAAGCCaaaaacatacattaaaaaaaacctctcattTATACACAAGTAAAAGTTTACTGTTTTCAACGAAAAAAGTTTCACTTCTAAGGTAAATATTGAGCATAAATTAAAGGCCTTAGGAATGAAGGCAcagaaatgggggagggggggaaggTCGGCATTCCAACAGGACATTCTAACAAACTATAGGAGATGTATGCAGACAATTAAAGTGATAgtgtaaaagaatatttaatagcACAGAAGAATACTCGTAAGTGAAATACTACTGGCTAAATGCATACAAAATATAAAGTTGGGcctagaaaaataatacagaaaagtcACAACTAATATTTATTCTTAATGAGATTatcatcacttttattttcaacttgcggtttctgtattttctatgctaACTATGTACTACTATCTGAATGAAGACAACCtgatttaatcatttttaaacaaaagaataaatttattgAGACCTCAGAGTCAGAAATGAGAAACTATGAAACAATATGCAGACTGTTTAATGccaaataatttttacattatcCAATTCATCTCTTAACTCTAGAGATAAATATAAGAAATCCACTATATATTGCACAGTATACTAAGAATCTAAGATCTGGAGTGAGACTAACTAGATTCTAATCTaaattctgccatttacttagCTTGCAACTTGGACAACTCTCAATTTCCCCAACTCTAAAATGAGAATTAACAACAGATCTACTTGAAAGGGTTCTTTGAGAAGAAGACATATTAACGGGCTTAGCACTGTGTCTGTATATAgtaagcactccataaatgttagctgatATATTATCATTGCTAAGAGAATTAAAAGCACAGTAAGTCACCTGTATCTCTTCTTTCTAGAGTGTGATCTGGATCTTGATCGAGAACTAGACTGTGATCTAGACTTTGATCTTGAAGAATGTGATCTAGAATTGGAGCGacccatttcttttctcctagtCAAATGAAAGAGCAAGAATGGTTAAAATCACAATACAACTGAGGAAGTCTCACgttattatttaacttattttcagATACAAATTTTACAAAACATAAGTTTCTCAAAGGCTATTATTCATCATCATTCTTTTCAGATGAGTACTAAGCCAGTCAAAATAATCCCTGACTAAAACTGTATTTTCACCTGCACGACAGGTACTGTATACTGAAGACACAACAGAAGATTTCTATGGACTGCCCCAGCTATGTGCCTCAATCCAAAAAGGCAGCAGCTGCAGAAGCCAGAAAGAGCAATGATATCAGACTGCAGCATGTTAGATGTTATTCCATGCCCAATACAAATGCCTACCTCTCctgtaaaaaagataaatagcaTCAGAGTATTACAGATAAGGAacctgaaacaaagaaaatacaagtggCGTAATACTAACGAAACACAAACCTACCAGACTGTCATCGTTCAGTGCTTTATGGCCCTGAAATGAGACTAAATTGACCACTCCATGTACACAATACTGCCTAGAATGGTGCTGGACAGTCTCCTAACAGAATGAAGGTCACTAAGTCTCTGAACAGCTGGAGCCAGGGCTCTGCTCTCAACAGTCATGAATGCAGAATAAAAACGGACTTATATGACAATGCCTAGTTCACCCTGCAGCTTTCTGGTAAGAAGATGAAAAAAGGATACAAGATAAAGAAAttggaaagataaaataaagatatactGGAACTACAAGAAAGACAACTTGGGCACCAACATTCTAACTTTTCTAAACACTACTTAGTACCTAATGTAATAAGGAGGCCTCATTGGTtcagaaatcagtaacaggacTAACTGATTTATAAGATCTACtcttcataaaattaaatatacatatatgcctCTCAAGTTTACTTCTGCTGTGTTTCCAAATTGGCACTGACTTATTACTCAAAGTAAGTAACTATTTCCTTAAATATCAACTCACTGTAAACTTATAATAGCCTGCAATTGCCATGTATTTAAACCAATTCTCCTACAATCAAATATTTTTGCAGGCACTTACTTTACCCACCTAGATTTTGCATGGTATTAGGAAATAGGACTTAAAAGTAGTAAGATGAATTGAACTATTGAAAAGGCAATGATAACGTCTACACATTTTCTCATCAAGAAACGTAAATGACAAAATTCAAGGCTTcagataaatatttcaaaataaaacaattatccTCAAATAGACAAATATCAGCTttagcttctctctctgcttaaTTCCAAGCAAGTAAGAAACACATACAGACAGTACCTTCCTCAGAGTTGcagtgaggactaaatgagtagATACACATAATACACTTAAAACGATGTTTAGTACATAATAAGCAATCAATTTTAATTACCTGAACATCAATGTAAGGGGAAAAAAGCTAAGTTATGGAACTCCTCTTGTTGCATAAGGGAAGATGAGTTAAACAAGCAGGGTTATTtcgtcttgttttatttttaaatagctttgtGTGTTCTGGGTCTTTTAAGTAGATGTGTTTACAGAAGTAGAAAGTAGACACACAACCTAGAAgcaggaaagataaagagaatctTTTTCCTAaaactaacttttaaaatctgGCTTACTTCATACAAgccaccaaaacaaacaaacaaaaaaagcttcAGACCACATCACTTTTAATCACTCAGTCTGAATCACGAGTTTAGTAGTCACATTTTCTCAAATAAGCCAAAACTGAAAACTTAGAAGAATGAACGCTATTTACCTTGGGTTTTATGCAGGATCAAGTAGTCAAGTGAAGTCTTtgagatatttaaaattcttcctgGAGAGAATGTTCTGAGAAATTAAACTCTAAATTCAAATTCCtagcaaagataaaaaatatgagtTTGAATTATGGTAAATTAAATACCCACTGTTTACAATATATCATCCTTGGCACTGCAATGAACTCTTGATAAAGGCACTAATGATTTCAGGGAAGGAGAAACTGACTTAGGATTAAACTTTCAACCATAATAGCTTACGGAActtaacttttttgttttaatcagaacacagcagtgcatcatGAAACTGACAGCACctttgtttttcaatttaaatACCTGAATTCTAATTTGAGCAATTTGGGCTTTGGAAAACAAGTAGCTATGTTGCCATTCTATCAGAAAATTCCAAAGTGGCTAACGTAATGCCATCTTCATATATCAAAACATGTCATCTATCAGTAGCTGGCATTCACAATGCTAAAGTTTATAACATCTAAAatatgagtttattttagtgcTCTGCTACTTATCTTATTCTCTCTCTTGGCCACTTCTTTTCACAGAGTTTAGTTTCATctgaaactgatttttaaattcatataaCAGCCATCACAGTACCTGTAAGCTTTGTGCCTCAAAGCATGTGACACATGCACAGACATAGCCAATACAGGAACAGccaataaatgaaacaaatatctACTGGAAGCCAATACTCTTCCTAAACTCACTACTACTATGCAAATAAGTTTAAATTTTACACAAAACATTAAGAAGTTATCAATAATGAAAAGGTTACCCTTGTGAATAACATTCAGTGATTATCAATTATGCGCAAACGATAGTCAAAAAACACTAGAAGAGCAGAAACTAAATACAAGGTTGATACATGCCTACACCCAAGGAATTCACAAACCAgcttaaatgaaagaaaatacacattaaTATGAAAATCTGTGACTCTTACCAAGTAACTGCtccaataaaaaaatgcaatgaaatTGGAAATACAAAGTGGAAGAGATGCTAAGACTAAACTGGTAAGTCAAGAACAATGTCCCCTAAATACCCATGGTCCTACAGCTGGGGAGATTAAGAGATGTGAGATTCAAGCtaggaaggagaaatgggaaccTAATAATTAAGGAAAACatactaaaataaaaagtaacaaaaacaaaaggcatGGATATAAGAAATAGGATTTCTAAAGCATGCACATGTTcagttttaaaaacatcaaatccCCCAAGGGAGCAGAGAAAAACTGTCATCTGCTAAATTGGTGGGTTGTTATGAAACTTCATCCTGACCTAGAAGTCCAGTACTACTGATTCACTGCTGGAAGTGACACCACCTCATTTTAGCTAACACTTCCCCTAAACAATTCTAAAACActaattttaatctttatatcTCCAGAGAAGAAACAACTGCCAAATCCCTCTTTACTCCAATTCAGCATGTTTTGAAGTTCCAAGAAAATATACACTAGAAATAGCaaagtgagggaggaggggctacAGGCTGTCAGACCAGCAGATAGACATTCTTGCTCACAATCTATTAATACACTCAAATATCCATACCAAGAACTCAATGCTGATATACAAAATGGCAGACaatgtatttaataatatataatagtTCATATGAAGATTtaacatttaataatatattaataacatttaatatAGTCAGTACAAAGACTACAATCAGCtcagctaattttttttaaaaatgaaagcctATATACAAAGCACTGCGCTAGGTATTACTGGCAACATGACTATGTCCTGCCCTCCAAATACCAAGTAGAGGGGAATAGAAATCAATAAATCATAGTAAGCTAAACATCTAAATACCAACTGTGTGCCCAGAACGGTGTTAGGTGACTTTAAATAaaaccatctcatttaattctcatcatCTCAGGAGCTACATATTAACTGCATCTTTCAAATGAAGAGAACTCTAACCTTTCAGaatctatttacatttacatGGTTCTTATTACATGCAAACACTATTATTCTAGTGTTGGAAATACAGCACTCTGAGTGAGACATTAAGTCCCCTAGTATCTTGGAGCTTAAGTtcaagggaggggaagagagaaacaaacaaaaaactcaaggTGGTGTGTTACGAAGAGGTGGAGAGGAGGACCATTAAGGTGAGTCCTTGGGCCCTCTGTAAGGAGGTAACATTTaagctaaagacaaagaacaCTGCAAAGATCCACGgaaagaagagcattccaggcagaggacacaAACTTGgcaaaaaacaagacacaaagacCAGTAAGAAGGGAATCCACCATGATTAATGAGAGGCTACTAGATAAAACAGAGGCAGGAAGGGACCAGATCAAATAGCATCCAGTAAATAAGCCAGAGTAAGGAGTCTAGATTTTATCCTAACTGTAATGGGAAGGCCCTGTGAGGTGTGACCAGGGAAGTCACACCGCTGATTTACATCTTAAGGTGGCTGCTGTATGGAGCA
Proteins encoded in this window:
- the BCLAF1 gene encoding bcl-2-associated transcription factor 1 isoform X11, whose amino-acid sequence is MGRSNSRSHSSRSKSRSQSSSRSRSRSHSRKKRYSSRSRSRTYSRSRSRDRIYSRDYRRDYRNNRGMRRPYGYRGRGRGYYQGGGGRYHRGGYRPVWNRRHSRSPRRGRSRSRSPKRRSVSSQRSRSRSRRSYRSSRSPRSSSSRSSSPYSKSPVSKRRGSQEKQTKKAEGEPQEESPLKSKSQEEPKDTFEHDPSESIDEFNKSSATSGDIWPGLSAYDNSPRSPHSPSPIATPPSQSSSCSDAPMLSTVHSAKNTPSQHSHSIQHSPERSGSGSVGNGSSRYSPSQNSPIHHIPSRRSPAKTITPQNAPRDEARGRSSFYPDGGDQETAKTGKFLKSPPLHKNLDAREKSTFREESPLRIKMIASDSHRPEVKLKMAPVPLDDSNRPASLTKDRLLASTLVHSVKKEQEFRSIFDHIKLPQASKSTSESFIQHIVSLVHHVKEQYFKSAAMTLNERFTSYQKATEEHSARQKSPEIHRRIDISPSALRKHTRLAGEERVFKEENQKGDKKLRCDSADLRHDIDRRRKERSKERGDSKGSRESSGSRKQEKTTKEYKEYKSYKDDSKHKSREQDHSRSSSSSASPSSPSSREEKESKKEREEEFKTHHELKEYSGFAGVSRPRGTFFRIRGRGRARGVFAGTNTGPNNSNTTFQKRPKEEEWDPEYTPKSKKYFLHDDRDDGVDYWAKRGRGRGTFQRGRGRFNFKKSGSSPKWTHDKYQGDGIVEDEEETMENNEEKKDRRKEEKE
- the BCLAF1 gene encoding bcl-2-associated transcription factor 1 isoform X6, translating into MFRRKEMGRSNSRSHSSRSKSRSQSSSRSRSRSHSRKKRYRSRSRTYSRSRSRDRIYSRDYRRDYRNNRGMRRPYGYRGRGRGYYQGGGGRYHRGGYRPVWNRRHSRSPRRGRSRSRSPKRRSVSSQRSRSRSRRSYRSSRSPRSSSSRSSSPYSKSPVSKRRGSQEKQTKKAEGEPQEESPLKSKSQEEPKDTFEHDPSESIDEFNKSSATSGDIWPGLSAYDNSPRSPHSPSPIATPPSQSSSCSDAPMLSTVHSAKNTPSQHSHSIQHSPERSGSGSVGNGSSRYSPSQNSPIHHIPSRRSPAKTITPQNAPRDEARGRSSFYPDGGDQETAKTGKFLKRFTDEESRVFLLDRGNTRDKETPKEKGSEKGRAEGEWEDQEALDYFSDKESGKQKFNDSEGDDTEETEDYRQFRKSVLADQGKNFATTSHRNTEEEGPKYKSKVSLKGNRESDGFREEKNYKLKETGYVVERPSTTKDKHKEDDKSSERITVKKETQSPEQVKSEKLKDLFDYSPPLHKNLDAREKSTFREESPLRIKMIASDSHRPEVKLKMAPVPLDDSNRPASLTKDRLLASTLVHSVKKEQEFRSIFDHIKLPQASKSTSESFIQHIVSLVHHVKEQYFKSAAMTLNERFTSYQKATEEHSARQKSPEIHRRIDISPSALRKHTRLAGEERVFKEENQKGDKKLRCDSADLRHDIDRRRKERSKERGDSKGSRESSGSRKQEKTTKEYKEYKSYKDDSKHKSREQDHSRSSSSSASPSSPSSREEKESKKEREEEFKTHHELKEYSGFAGVSRPRGTFHDDRDDGVDYWAKRGRGRGTFQRGRGRFNFKKSGSSPKWTHDKYQGDGIVEDEEETMENNEEKKDRRKEEKE
- the BCLAF1 gene encoding bcl-2-associated transcription factor 1 isoform X2 — protein: MFRRKEMGRSNSRSHSSRSKSRSQSSSRSRSRSHSRKKRYRSRSRTYSRSRSRDRIYSRDYRRDYRNNRGMRRPYGYRGRGRGYYQGGGGRYHRGGYRPVWNRRHSRSPRRGRSRSRSPKRRSVSSQRSRSRSRRSYRSSRSPRSSSSRSSSPYSKSPVSKRRGSQEKQTKKAEGEPQEESPLKSKSQEEPKDTFEHDPSESIDEFNKSSATSGDIWPGLSAYDNSPRSPHSPSPIATPPSQSSSCSDAPMLSTVHSAKNTPSQHSHSIQHSPERSGSGSVGNGSSRYSPSQNSPIHHIPSRRSPAKTITPQNAPRDEARGRSSFYPDGGDQETAKTGKFLKRFTDEESRVFLLDRGNTRDKETPKEKGSEKGRAEGEWEDQEALDYFSDKESGKQKFNDSEGDDTEETEDYRQFRKSVLADQGKNFATTSHRNTEEEGPKYKSKVSLKGNRESDGFREEKNYKLKETGYVVERPSTTKDKHKEDDKSSERITVKKETQSPEQVKSEKLKDLFDYSPPLHKNLDAREKSTFREESPLRIKMIASDSHRPEVKLKMAPVPLDDSNRPASLTKDRLLASTLVHSVKKEQEFRSIFDHIKLPQASKSTSESFIQHIVSLVHHVKEQYFKSAAMTLNERFTSYQKATEEHSARQKSPEIHRRIDISPSALRKHTRLAGEERVFKEENQKGDKKLRCDSADLRHDIDRRRKERSKERGDSKGSRESSGSRKQEKTTKEYKEYKSYKDDSKHKSREQDHSRSSSSSASPSSPSSREEKESKKEREEEFKTHHELKEYSGFAGVSRPRGTFFRIRGRGRARGVFAGTNTGPNNSNTTFQKRPKEEEWDPEYTPKSKKYFLHDDRDDGVDYWAKRGRGRGTFQRGRGRFNFKKSGSSPKWTHDKYQGDGIVEDEEETMENNEEKKDRRKEEKE
- the BCLAF1 gene encoding bcl-2-associated transcription factor 1 isoform X7; the protein is MGRSNSRSHSSRSKSRSQSSSRSRSRSHSRKKRYSSRSRSRTYSRSRSRDRIYSRDYRRDYRNNRGMRRPYGYRGRGRGYYQGGGGRYHRGGYRPVWNRRHSRSPRRGRSRSRSPKRRSVSSQRSRSRSRRSYRSSRSPRSSSSRSSSPYSKSPVSKRRGSQEKQTKKAEGEPQEESPLKSKSQEEPKDTFEHDPSESIDEFNKSSATSGDIWPGLSAYDNSPRSPHSPSPIATPPSQSSSCSDAPMLSTVHSAKNTPSQHSHSIQHSPERSGSGSVGNGSSRYSPSQNSPIHHIPSRRSPAKTITPQNAPRDEARGRSSFYPDGGDQETAKTGKFLKRFTDEESRVFLLDRGNTRDKETPKEKGSEKGRAEGEWEDQEALDYFSDKESGKQKFNDSEGDDTEETEDYRQFRKSVLADQGKNFATTSHRNTEEEGPKYKSKVSLKGNRESDGFREEKNYKLKETGYVVERPSTTKDKHKEDDKSSERITVKKETQSPEQVKSEKLKDLFDYSPPLHKNLDAREKSTFREESPLRIKMIASDSHRPEVKLKMAPVPLDDSNRPASLTKDRLLASTLVHSVKKEQEFRSIFDHIKLPQASKSTSESFIQHIVSLVHHVKEQYFKSAAMTLNERFTSYQKATEEHSARQKSPEIHRRIDISPSALRKHTRLAGEERVFKEENQKGDKKLRCDSADLRHDIDRRRKERSKERGDSKGSRESSGSRKQEKTTKEYKEYKSYKDDSKHKSREQDHSRSSSSSASPSSPSSREEKESKKEREEEFKTHHELKEYSGFAGVSRPRGTFHDDRDDGVDYWAKRGRGRGTFQRGRGRFNFKKSGSSPKWTHDKYQGDGIVEDEEETMENNEEKKDRRKEEKE
- the BCLAF1 gene encoding bcl-2-associated transcription factor 1 isoform X3; protein product: MGRSNSRSHSSRSKSRSQSSSRSRSRSHSRKKRYSSRSRSRTYSRSRSRDRIYSRDYRRDYRNNRGMRRPYGYRGRGRGYYQGGGGRYHRGGYRPVWNRRHSRSPRRGRSRSRSPKRRSVSSQRSRSRSRRSYRSSRSPRSSSSRSSSPYSKSPVSKRRGSQEKQTKKAEGEPQEESPLKSKSQEEPKDTFEHDPSESIDEFNKSSATSGDIWPGLSAYDNSPRSPHSPSPIATPPSQSSSCSDAPMLSTVHSAKNTPSQHSHSIQHSPERSGSGSVGNGSSRYSPSQNSPIHHIPSRRSPAKTITPQNAPRDEARGRSSFYPDGGDQETAKTGKFLKRFTDEESRVFLLDRGNTRDKETPKEKGSEKGRAEGEWEDQEALDYFSDKESGKQKFNDSEGDDTEETEDYRQFRKSVLADQGKNFATTSHRNTEEEGPKYKSKVSLKGNRESDGFREEKNYKLKETGYVVERPSTTKDKHKEDDKSSERITVKKETQSPEQVKSEKLKDLFDYSPPLHKNLDAREKSTFREESPLRIKMIASDSHRPEVKLKMAPVPLDDSNRPASLTKDRLLASTLVHSVKKEQEFRSIFDHIKLPQASKSTSESFIQHIVSLVHHVKEQYFKSAAMTLNERFTSYQKATEEHSARQKSPEIHRRIDISPSALRKHTRLAGEERVFKEENQKGDKKLRCDSADLRHDIDRRRKERSKERGDSKGSRESSGSRKQEKTTKEYKEYKSYKDDSKHKSREQDHSRSSSSSASPSSPSSREEKESKKEREEEFKTHHELKEYSGFAGVSRPRGTFFRIRGRGRARGVFAGTNTGPNNSNTTFQKRPKEEEWDPEYTPKSKKYFLHDDRDDGVDYWAKRGRGRGTFQRGRGRFNFKKSGSSPKWTHDKYQGDGIVEDEEETMENNEEKKDRRKEEKE
- the BCLAF1 gene encoding bcl-2-associated transcription factor 1 isoform X13; amino-acid sequence: MFRRKEMGRSNSRSHSSRSKSRSQSSSRSRSRSHSRKKRYSSRSRSRTYSRSRSRDRIYSRDYRRDYRNNRGMRRPYGYRGRGRGYYQGGGGRYHRGGYRPVWNRRHSRSPRRGRSRSRSPKRRSVSSQRSRSRSRRSYRSSRSPRSSSSRSSSPYSKSPVSKRRGSQEKQTKKAEGEPQEESPLKSKSQEEPKDTFEHDPSESIDEFNKSSATSGDIWPGLSAYDNSPRSPHSPSPIATPPSQSSSCSDAPMLSTVHSAKNTPSQHSHSIQHSPERSGSGSVGNGSSRYSPSQNSPIHHIPSRRSPAKTITPQNAPRDEARGRSSFYPDGGDQETAKTGKFLKSPPLHKNLDAREKSTFREESPLRIKMIASDSHRPEVKLKMAPVPLDDSNRPASLTKDRLLASTLVHSVKKEQEFRSIFDHIKLPQASKSTSESFIQHIVSLVHHVKEQYFKSAAMTLNERFTSYQKATEEHSARQKSPEIHRRIDISPSALRKHTRLAGEERVFKEENQKGDKKLRCDSADLRHDIDRRRKERSKERGDSKGSRESSGSRKQEKTTKEYKEYKSYKDDSKHKSREQDHSRSSSSSASPSSPSSREEKESKKEREEEFKTHHELKEYSGFAGVSRPRGTFHDDRDDGVDYWAKRGRGRGTFQRGRGRFNFKKSGSSPKWTHDKYQGDGIVEDEEETMENNEEKKDRRKEEKE